Proteins from a genomic interval of Salmo salar chromosome ssa14, Ssal_v3.1, whole genome shotgun sequence:
- the LOC106569810 gene encoding CTD small phosphatase-like protein isoform X2: protein MQILEREKKQAFTSGFTVSQSNSSVKKQRSPGIFSTFFCCFRNYNVEPPASNNTTTSLPPAPEENGTQPKFDQVEVIPIPSPPAKFLLPEMNISDYGKKCVVIDLDETLVHSSFKPISNADFIVPVEIDGTVHQVYVLKRPHVDEFLQKMGELFECVLFTASLAKYADPVADLLDQWGVFRARLFRESCVFHRGNYVKDLSRLGRELSNVIILDNSPASYIFHPENAVPVQSWFDDLSDTELQDLLPFFEGLSREEEVYGVLQNLRGR, encoded by the exons TCTCCCAGTCCAACAGCAGTGTAAAGAAGCAGAGGAGTCCAGGCATCTTCAGTACGTTCTTCTGTTGCTTTAGGAACTACAATGTGGAGCCTCCTGCCTCCAACAACACAACCACCTCCCTGCCTCCAGCCCCAGAGGAGAACGGGACACAACCAAAG ttTGACCAGGTCGAGGTTATTCCTATCCCTAGT cctccaGCCAAATTCCTCCTACCAGAGATGAACATATCAGACTATGGGAAGAAGTGTGTAGTGATCGACTTGGATGAGACATTGGTACACAGCTCATTCAAg CCCATTAGCAATGCTGACTTCATAGTCCCAGTGGAGATAGATGGCACTGTTCATCAG GTTTACGTGCTGAAGAGACCTCATGTGGATGAGTTCCTGCAGAAGATGGGAGAGCTGTTTGAATGTGTTCTGTTCACGGCTAGTCTTGCAAAG TATGCTGACCCTGTGGCGGATCTCCTGGACCAGTGGGGTGTGTTCCGAGCCCGTCTGTTCAGGGAGTCATGTGTGTTTCACCGGGGGAACTATGTTAAGGACCTGAGCAGGCTGGGTAGAGAGCTCAGTAACGTCATCATACTGGACAACTCTCCTGCCTCCTACATCTTCCACCCGGAGAACGCT GTGCCGGTCCAGTCGTGGTTTGATGATCTGAGCGACACAGAGCTACAGGACCTGCTGCCCTTCTTCGAGGGCctgagcagagaggaagaggtgtatGGTGTGTTGCAGAACCTCCGGGGCAGGTAG
- the LOC106569810 gene encoding CTD small phosphatase-like protein isoform X1: MDHTSIITQVSNPKEEEIISFNQEKVSQSNSSVKKQRSPGIFSTFFCCFRNYNVEPPASNNTTTSLPPAPEENGTQPKFDQVEVIPIPSPPAKFLLPEMNISDYGKKCVVIDLDETLVHSSFKPISNADFIVPVEIDGTVHQVYVLKRPHVDEFLQKMGELFECVLFTASLAKYADPVADLLDQWGVFRARLFRESCVFHRGNYVKDLSRLGRELSNVIILDNSPASYIFHPENAVPVQSWFDDLSDTELQDLLPFFEGLSREEEVYGVLQNLRGR; this comes from the exons TCTCCCAGTCCAACAGCAGTGTAAAGAAGCAGAGGAGTCCAGGCATCTTCAGTACGTTCTTCTGTTGCTTTAGGAACTACAATGTGGAGCCTCCTGCCTCCAACAACACAACCACCTCCCTGCCTCCAGCCCCAGAGGAGAACGGGACACAACCAAAG ttTGACCAGGTCGAGGTTATTCCTATCCCTAGT cctccaGCCAAATTCCTCCTACCAGAGATGAACATATCAGACTATGGGAAGAAGTGTGTAGTGATCGACTTGGATGAGACATTGGTACACAGCTCATTCAAg CCCATTAGCAATGCTGACTTCATAGTCCCAGTGGAGATAGATGGCACTGTTCATCAG GTTTACGTGCTGAAGAGACCTCATGTGGATGAGTTCCTGCAGAAGATGGGAGAGCTGTTTGAATGTGTTCTGTTCACGGCTAGTCTTGCAAAG TATGCTGACCCTGTGGCGGATCTCCTGGACCAGTGGGGTGTGTTCCGAGCCCGTCTGTTCAGGGAGTCATGTGTGTTTCACCGGGGGAACTATGTTAAGGACCTGAGCAGGCTGGGTAGAGAGCTCAGTAACGTCATCATACTGGACAACTCTCCTGCCTCCTACATCTTCCACCCGGAGAACGCT GTGCCGGTCCAGTCGTGGTTTGATGATCTGAGCGACACAGAGCTACAGGACCTGCTGCCCTTCTTCGAGGGCctgagcagagaggaagaggtgtatGGTGTGTTGCAGAACCTCCGGGGCAGGTAG
- the LOC106569810 gene encoding CTD small phosphatase-like protein isoform X3 — protein MDHTSIITQVSNPKEEEIISFNQEKVSQSNSSVKKQRSPGIFSTFFCCFRNYNVEPPASNNTTTSLPPAPEENGTQPKPPAKFLLPEMNISDYGKKCVVIDLDETLVHSSFKPISNADFIVPVEIDGTVHQVYVLKRPHVDEFLQKMGELFECVLFTASLAKYADPVADLLDQWGVFRARLFRESCVFHRGNYVKDLSRLGRELSNVIILDNSPASYIFHPENAVPVQSWFDDLSDTELQDLLPFFEGLSREEEVYGVLQNLRGR, from the exons TCTCCCAGTCCAACAGCAGTGTAAAGAAGCAGAGGAGTCCAGGCATCTTCAGTACGTTCTTCTGTTGCTTTAGGAACTACAATGTGGAGCCTCCTGCCTCCAACAACACAACCACCTCCCTGCCTCCAGCCCCAGAGGAGAACGGGACACAACCAAAG cctccaGCCAAATTCCTCCTACCAGAGATGAACATATCAGACTATGGGAAGAAGTGTGTAGTGATCGACTTGGATGAGACATTGGTACACAGCTCATTCAAg CCCATTAGCAATGCTGACTTCATAGTCCCAGTGGAGATAGATGGCACTGTTCATCAG GTTTACGTGCTGAAGAGACCTCATGTGGATGAGTTCCTGCAGAAGATGGGAGAGCTGTTTGAATGTGTTCTGTTCACGGCTAGTCTTGCAAAG TATGCTGACCCTGTGGCGGATCTCCTGGACCAGTGGGGTGTGTTCCGAGCCCGTCTGTTCAGGGAGTCATGTGTGTTTCACCGGGGGAACTATGTTAAGGACCTGAGCAGGCTGGGTAGAGAGCTCAGTAACGTCATCATACTGGACAACTCTCCTGCCTCCTACATCTTCCACCCGGAGAACGCT GTGCCGGTCCAGTCGTGGTTTGATGATCTGAGCGACACAGAGCTACAGGACCTGCTGCCCTTCTTCGAGGGCctgagcagagaggaagaggtgtatGGTGTGTTGCAGAACCTCCGGGGCAGGTAG